A region from the Flavobacterium enshiense genome encodes:
- a CDS encoding endonuclease: MTKKLLFLLLAPLTGIAQIPSYYSSINFSQTGNNLKNQLTTLITNTHTTELPYTSSTSTDTWDALKQTDLNPNNTQNVLLFYGWNDTDTEVNNDYSRNKDLSCHTSSCSGLWVREHVYPRSLGTPNLDFVGAGSDAHNLRSIDSDRNNARSNRIFEEGSGIQMSYQTLSGNWYPGNDWKGDVARIIMYMYVRYPSQCLASAVGAGSSSFSPFGDMPNVFLEWNAQDPVSQYERNRNNILQNLQGNRNPFIDNPYIATLIWNGPAATDTWGALSTNEINLVNVTLYPTITAEYVNIANPENKTYSYTIENIFGQTLTKNTTTDKIDLSLYNTGLYFITIQSDNRFKTIKVIRK, from the coding sequence ATGACAAAAAAACTACTTTTTCTACTACTAGCCCCACTTACAGGAATAGCACAAATACCAAGCTATTATTCATCAATAAATTTTTCCCAAACAGGGAACAACCTAAAAAACCAGTTAACCACCCTGATTACAAATACCCATACGACAGAACTCCCGTATACTTCCAGCACTTCAACAGATACCTGGGATGCACTCAAGCAAACCGATTTAAACCCAAACAACACCCAAAACGTTTTACTTTTTTACGGTTGGAATGACACAGATACAGAAGTAAATAACGACTATAGCCGAAATAAAGACCTTTCCTGTCATACTTCGAGTTGCAGCGGTTTATGGGTGCGTGAACACGTTTACCCGCGTTCACTGGGTACGCCCAATTTAGATTTTGTTGGAGCCGGTAGCGATGCCCACAACCTACGTTCCATTGACAGCGACCGTAATAATGCAAGAAGCAACAGGATATTCGAGGAAGGTTCCGGTATACAAATGTCTTACCAAACACTCTCCGGTAACTGGTATCCCGGTAACGATTGGAAAGGCGATGTCGCACGAATAATCATGTACATGTACGTGCGTTATCCTTCACAATGTCTAGCCTCTGCGGTCGGTGCTGGTAGCTCCTCATTCTCACCATTTGGTGATATGCCAAACGTATTCTTGGAATGGAACGCACAGGATCCCGTTTCACAATATGAAAGAAACCGTAACAATATTTTACAAAACCTACAAGGTAACCGAAACCCGTTTATCGACAACCCCTATATTGCAACTTTAATATGGAACGGACCTGCGGCAACCGACACATGGGGTGCATTGTCTACAAACGAAATCAATTTGGTTAATGTAACTTTATATCCAACGATAACTGCCGAATATGTCAACATTGCCAATCCGGAAAACAAAACGTACAGTTACACAATAGAAAACATTTTCGGACAAACCTTAACAAAAAATACGACCACCGATAAAATAGATCTTTCCCTATACAACACAGGTCTTTATTTTATTACAATACAGTCAGATAATCGCTTTAAAACAATAAAAGTAATCCGAAAATAA
- a CDS encoding type I restriction endonuclease subunit R, EcoR124 family: MFDECHRSQFGDMHEAITDTFKKYFLFGFTGTPIFAINSSSGGKAHLKTTVQAFGCYKHGEVANCPEEKHQTAIHTYTIVDAIADKNVLPFRVDYIRTMREKDNINDEKVRDIDREKAFMAPERIHNNVEYILKHFSQKTSRNSKPYMMTALSNVFEVASAKDRNKIEEVKNKIRLSGFNSIFAVASIDAAKLYYNEFKKQQKDIPELARLKVATIFSFGQNDEEEDGVEDENSESTEGLNASDRDFLDQAILDYNVNFKTNYDTSPEKFQNFYKDISLRMKNREIDLLIVVNMFLTGFDATTLNTLWVDKNLRMHGLLQAYSRTNRILNSIKTFGNIICFRNLEKATNDCLALFGNKEAGGIVLLKTYDEYYNGYHDGKKVVPGYYELVHELLEKFPIGQLILGEENKKTFIRLYGAILKLLNILRSFDEFAGNEILSEREFQDYHSMYIELYNEFRNFGKGDSENVNDDIVFEMELIKQVEINIDYILMLIRKYKDSNLADKEVIVSINKAIDSSIDLRNKKELIEKFVASLTPSSDIEDEWNQYVKEQKKAELEQIISEENLKPEETVNFINNSFKNGEIQAAGTAFASILPPVSRFSPTGDRTLKKETVLEKLKKYFDRFFDISNGEI; the protein is encoded by the coding sequence ATTTTCGACGAGTGTCACCGTTCACAATTTGGTGATATGCACGAAGCCATTACAGATACATTTAAAAAATATTTCCTTTTCGGGTTTACCGGAACGCCCATTTTTGCAATCAACTCTAGCAGTGGCGGAAAAGCACACCTTAAAACTACTGTTCAGGCCTTTGGTTGTTACAAGCATGGTGAGGTTGCAAATTGCCCGGAAGAAAAACATCAAACTGCAATTCACACCTACACTATTGTAGATGCAATTGCAGATAAAAACGTATTGCCTTTCCGTGTGGATTATATCCGCACAATGCGAGAAAAAGACAATATTAACGATGAAAAAGTACGCGATATAGACCGCGAAAAAGCCTTTATGGCTCCCGAAAGAATTCATAATAATGTAGAATATATTTTAAAACATTTCAGTCAGAAAACAAGTCGAAACAGCAAGCCTTACATGATGACGGCTTTGTCGAATGTATTTGAAGTGGCCTCAGCAAAAGACCGCAATAAAATTGAAGAAGTTAAAAACAAAATACGATTAAGCGGTTTCAATTCCATCTTTGCAGTAGCTTCTATTGATGCGGCAAAATTATACTATAACGAGTTTAAAAAGCAGCAAAAAGATATTCCGGAATTAGCACGGTTAAAAGTTGCCACCATATTCAGTTTCGGACAAAATGACGAGGAAGAAGATGGGGTAGAGGATGAAAACTCCGAATCAACCGAAGGACTAAATGCAAGCGACAGAGATTTTCTGGATCAGGCCATACTGGATTATAATGTAAATTTTAAAACCAATTACGATACCTCTCCCGAAAAATTTCAGAATTTCTACAAAGACATTTCATTGCGAATGAAAAACAGAGAAATCGATTTGCTGATTGTCGTAAATATGTTCCTAACTGGATTTGATGCCACTACATTAAATACGCTTTGGGTAGATAAAAATTTAAGAATGCACGGATTATTACAAGCCTACTCCAGAACAAACCGAATCCTGAATTCTATTAAAACGTTTGGGAATATTATTTGTTTCCGTAATTTGGAAAAAGCTACTAATGATTGTTTAGCGTTATTCGGAAATAAAGAAGCCGGTGGTATTGTATTACTTAAAACCTATGACGAATATTATAATGGTTATCATGATGGCAAAAAAGTAGTTCCGGGCTATTATGAATTAGTTCACGAGTTATTGGAAAAATTCCCAATTGGTCAATTAATCCTAGGTGAAGAAAACAAAAAGACGTTTATTCGATTGTATGGTGCTATTCTGAAATTACTAAACATTCTTCGTTCATTTGATGAGTTTGCGGGTAATGAAATATTGAGTGAACGAGAGTTCCAGGATTACCATAGTATGTATATTGAACTATACAACGAGTTCAGAAATTTTGGAAAAGGCGATAGCGAAAACGTAAACGACGACATTGTTTTTGAAATGGAGTTAATCAAACAGGTTGAAATCAATATTGATTATATCCTGATGCTAATTCGCAAATACAAAGACAGTAATTTGGCAGATAAAGAAGTAATCGTAAGTATCAACAAAGCAATAGACTCAAGTATTGATTTGCGTAATAAAAAGGAACTAATTGAAAAGTTCGTAGCCTCATTAACACCATCGTCAGACATAGAAGACGAATGGAACCAATACGTTAAAGAACAAAAGAAAGCCGAATTAGAACAAATTATTTCAGAGGAAAACCTAAAACCGGAAGAAACAGTAAATTTTATAAATAACTCGTTCAAAAACGGCGAAATCCAAGCAGCAGGAACAGCCTTTGCTTCTATTTTACCACCGGTTTCGCGTTTTTCACCAACCGGCGACAGAACACTAAAAAAAGAAACCGTTTTAGAGAAATTAAAAAAATACTTTGATAGGTTTTTTGATATATCAAATGGAGAAATTTAA
- a CDS encoding transcriptional regulator, with translation MNYIKHLTAYFDRVSSDHSLNPTHISLYVAFFQFWNLNRFQNPISINRDEIMRISKICSKATYHKCVRELHEKGYIIYEPSYNPFKGSIVHMVNLSEQLKPSLKARKSDTKNEQVTEQVLNKHCTSSGTGTEQALVSSINYINITNSLNDDEPTKTINENEFLKNEKPEEAKKKLREKKGTNQTNQIPPTWEELNTHFKQQNQPESEAQKFFNYYNSNGWLVGGKTKMRNWKAAAANWMLNSIKYKQNAAPQPNQLHTTIQKNYAEPL, from the coding sequence ATGAACTACATCAAACATCTAACAGCCTATTTCGACCGCGTTTCGTCTGATCATTCACTAAATCCAACACACATCAGTCTTTACGTTGCTTTTTTTCAATTCTGGAACCTCAATCGGTTCCAGAATCCTATCAGTATCAACCGAGACGAAATCATGAGAATCAGTAAAATTTGTTCAAAAGCTACATATCATAAATGCGTCCGGGAGCTGCATGAAAAAGGGTATATCATTTACGAACCGTCCTACAATCCGTTTAAGGGAAGTATCGTCCACATGGTAAACTTATCCGAGCAATTAAAACCTTCTTTAAAGGCTAGAAAATCCGATACAAAAAATGAACAAGTTACTGAACAAGTACTGAACAAGCACTGTACAAGTAGTGGGACAGGTACTGAACAAGCGCTGGTATCTTCTATAAACTATATAAACATTACAAACAGTTTAAACGATGATGAACCCACAAAAACAATAAATGAGAATGAATTTTTAAAAAATGAAAAACCGGAGGAAGCCAAAAAAAAGTTGCGCGAAAAAAAAGGTACAAATCAGACAAACCAAATCCCGCCAACCTGGGAAGAACTCAACACCCATTTTAAACAACAAAACCAACCCGAGAGCGAAGCCCAAAAGTTTTTCAACTACTACAACAGTAACGGTTGGCTTGTAGGCGGAAAAACCAAAATGAGAAACTGGAAAGCTGCAGCCGCCAACTGGATGCTAAACAGCATCAAATATAAACAAAATGCTGCACCGCAACCAAACCAATTACACACCACAATACAAAAAAATTATGCCGAGCCTTTATAA
- a CDS encoding ATP-binding protein: MPSLYNISETFQIENNVKVYNLDKCFHYLETIGKQIYGQSFKIHPQDKPIIYKLLIYAIRDEKNASENGINLNKGILLSGPIGCGKTSIMRLIKPFLYLKDDYKIKTCREISFEFAKNGFEALQPYTQKSNMQYRLTGFCFDDLGAEQQIKHFGNDCNVMAEILLSRYEEFITNQSITHITTNLNASEIEQLYGNRLRSRFRQMFNLLSFSQTSTDKR; the protein is encoded by the coding sequence ATGCCGAGCCTTTATAACATTTCCGAAACCTTTCAAATCGAAAACAATGTCAAGGTTTACAACCTGGACAAATGTTTCCACTACCTCGAAACCATAGGAAAACAAATCTACGGTCAAAGCTTCAAAATACATCCACAGGACAAGCCTATCATATACAAACTCCTCATTTATGCTATTCGCGACGAAAAAAACGCCTCAGAAAACGGAATCAACCTCAACAAAGGCATTTTATTATCCGGTCCTATTGGTTGCGGTAAAACGTCCATAATGCGCCTAATCAAACCTTTCTTGTATCTCAAAGACGATTACAAAATTAAAACCTGTCGGGAAATCTCTTTCGAGTTTGCCAAGAATGGTTTTGAAGCATTGCAGCCCTACACCCAAAAATCAAACATGCAATACAGGCTAACCGGCTTTTGTTTTGATGATCTTGGTGCCGAGCAGCAAATAAAACACTTCGGAAACGACTGTAACGTAATGGCCGAAATCCTGCTCAGTCGTTACGAAGAATTCATTACTAATCAATCCATAACCCACATAACCACAAACCTAAATGCTTCCGAAATAGAACAGCTTTATGGCAATCGTTTACGTTCTCGATTCCGTCAAATGTTTAACCTTTTAAGTTTCAGTCAAACATCAACAGACAAAAGATAA
- a CDS encoding type I restriction-modification system subunit M: MSREQERDELHRTIWQIANDLRGSVDGWDFKSYVLGILFYRFISENLTSHINKAEWETGNKDFDFAKLTDADAEFGRKDTVAEKGFYILPSELFQNVQKNAEYNKDLNVQLHSIFKDIEASAKGTDSEPDLAGLFDDVDVNSNKLGGTVEQRNTRLVKILNAIAGLKLGNYQDNNIDAFGDAYEYLMTMYASNAGKSGGEFFTPQEVSELLAEITVVGKTQVNKVYDPACGSGSLLLKFAKVLGKENVRQGFYGQEVNITTYNLCRINMFLHDINFEKFNITHGDTLTDPMHWDDEPFDAIVSNPPYSIKWEGDANPLLINDPRFSPAGVLAPKSKADLAFTMHMLSWLATSGTAAIVEFPGVLYRGGAEQKIRKYLINENYVDTVIQLPPDLFFGTTIATCIIVLKKSKSDNATLFIDASAEFVRSGNKNKLSDSQRKKILNAFIERKDVPHFAKLVKNSDIAENDYNIAVSSYVEQENTQVETDIVILNQHIKEIVARQKELRKAIDAIVNDLEAVTV; this comes from the coding sequence ATGAGCAGAGAACAAGAGCGCGACGAATTGCACAGAACCATTTGGCAAATTGCTAACGATTTAAGAGGAAGTGTAGATGGATGGGATTTCAAATCCTATGTTTTAGGAATATTGTTTTACCGCTTTATATCCGAAAATTTAACTAGCCATATCAATAAAGCCGAATGGGAAACAGGCAATAAAGATTTCGACTTTGCAAAACTTACTGATGCAGATGCAGAGTTTGGTCGTAAAGATACCGTTGCTGAAAAAGGCTTTTATATTTTGCCTTCTGAATTGTTTCAAAACGTTCAGAAAAACGCGGAGTACAATAAAGACCTTAACGTACAATTACACTCCATTTTTAAAGATATAGAAGCTTCAGCAAAAGGCACCGATAGCGAACCCGATTTAGCCGGGCTTTTCGATGATGTAGATGTAAACAGTAACAAACTAGGTGGAACCGTTGAACAAAGAAACACCCGCTTAGTAAAAATTCTAAACGCAATTGCAGGTCTTAAATTAGGCAATTACCAAGACAACAACATTGATGCTTTTGGTGATGCGTACGAATATTTAATGACCATGTATGCCAGCAACGCAGGAAAATCAGGAGGAGAATTTTTCACGCCTCAGGAAGTTTCCGAATTATTGGCCGAAATTACCGTAGTCGGAAAAACACAAGTAAACAAAGTATATGATCCCGCTTGTGGTTCGGGTTCTTTGTTGTTGAAGTTTGCCAAAGTCTTAGGTAAAGAAAATGTACGACAAGGATTTTACGGACAGGAAGTAAACATTACGACTTACAACCTTTGTCGTATCAACATGTTTTTACACGACATCAATTTCGAAAAATTCAATATCACCCATGGTGATACTTTAACCGACCCGATGCATTGGGACGACGAACCATTTGATGCCATCGTTTCCAATCCTCCGTATTCAATCAAATGGGAAGGTGATGCGAACCCATTGTTAATTAACGACCCTCGTTTTTCACCGGCAGGAGTTTTAGCACCCAAATCAAAAGCTGATTTAGCGTTTACAATGCACATGTTGTCATGGTTAGCAACATCCGGAACGGCTGCCATTGTAGAATTCCCTGGAGTACTATACCGTGGTGGTGCCGAACAAAAAATCCGGAAATACCTTATCAATGAAAATTATGTTGATACTGTAATACAACTACCACCCGATTTATTCTTCGGGACAACAATTGCCACCTGCATTATTGTATTGAAGAAAAGTAAAAGCGACAACGCCACTCTGTTTATAGATGCCTCTGCCGAGTTTGTACGCAGCGGAAACAAAAACAAATTATCCGATTCACAACGTAAGAAAATCTTAAACGCTTTTATAGAGCGAAAAGATGTTCCGCATTTTGCCAAACTGGTAAAAAACAGCGACATAGCGGAGAACGACTATAACATTGCCGTTAGCAGCTATGTGGAACAGGAAAATACTCAGGTGGAAACAGATATTGTAATTCTGAATCAACACATTAAAGAAATTGTTGCCAGACAAAAAGAATTGCGCAAAGCTATTGATGCCATTGTTAACGATTTAGAAGCAGTAACGGTATGA
- a CDS encoding LexA family protein, with protein sequence MKLRSLHTTKTLEFYIPDYSTEMKIPFFDVGISAGFPSPADDFIELSIDLNQLLIRHKDTTYFAKVKGHSMKNAGINDGDLLVIDKSLPPQDNKIAVCQIDGEFTVKRIKIEKDIVWLIAENEDYEPIKVTPENEFMIWGIVIHSIKSF encoded by the coding sequence GTGAAACTCCGCAGCCTGCATACAACCAAAACCTTAGAATTTTACATTCCGGATTATTCCACGGAAATGAAAATCCCTTTTTTTGACGTGGGTATCAGTGCCGGCTTCCCTTCTCCTGCAGATGATTTTATCGAATTAAGCATCGATTTAAATCAGCTCTTAATTAGACATAAGGACACCACTTATTTTGCTAAGGTCAAAGGGCATTCTATGAAAAACGCAGGCATTAACGATGGCGACCTGCTTGTTATTGATAAAAGCCTTCCACCGCAGGACAACAAGATTGCAGTATGTCAGATTGATGGTGAATTCACAGTAAAGAGGATCAAAATAGAAAAAGACATTGTTTGGTTAATCGCCGAAAACGAAGATTACGAACCAATTAAAGTAACCCCCGAAAATGAATTCATGATTTGGGGAATAGTGATCCATTCAATAAAATCTTTCTAA
- a CDS encoding type I restriction endonuclease, producing the protein MSQYNVIAENTESTVVAAYESEIKKEASYQSEAELEKAFIALLKKQAYEFLPITTESDLVNNLRVQLEKLNSYRFTDKEWKDFFNLKIANPNSGIEEKTTLIQEDYIQLLHCEDGSVKNIRLIDKQNIHNNQLQVINQYETEDGKRANRYDVTVLVNGLPLVHIELKKRGVSLQEAFNQINRYNRESFWAGSGLFEYVQLFVISNGTLTKYYSNTTRFSHIKEKEKESSSNKKKTSNSYEFTSWWADANNKAILDLMDFGKTFFAKHSLLNILTKYSVFTSDKLLLVMRPYQIVATERVLTKINASYNYKKYGSIDAGGYIWHTTGSGKTLTSFKTAQLASKLDFIDKVIFVVDRKDLDYQTMKEYDKFEKGAANSNTNTAVLKKQLDDPNSKIIITTIQKLSILIKKQKKPFHIQQRGSFYFRRVSPFTIW; encoded by the coding sequence ATGAGCCAATACAATGTAATAGCAGAAAATACCGAAAGTACTGTAGTCGCAGCGTACGAATCAGAAATTAAAAAAGAAGCATCGTACCAATCCGAAGCAGAATTGGAAAAAGCGTTTATAGCCTTGCTAAAAAAACAAGCCTATGAGTTTCTTCCAATTACTACCGAATCAGATTTGGTAAATAATCTTCGGGTACAATTAGAGAAACTTAATTCATATCGGTTTACCGATAAGGAATGGAAGGATTTTTTCAATCTTAAAATCGCCAATCCAAACAGCGGTATCGAAGAAAAGACTACGCTCATTCAGGAAGATTATATCCAGCTATTACATTGTGAAGATGGCTCAGTAAAAAACATACGATTAATCGATAAACAGAATATTCATAACAACCAACTTCAGGTAATCAACCAATACGAAACCGAAGACGGTAAACGAGCCAATCGATACGATGTTACAGTACTCGTAAACGGATTGCCTTTGGTACATATTGAGTTAAAAAAACGTGGAGTAAGTTTGCAGGAAGCATTCAATCAAATCAACCGTTACAACCGGGAATCTTTTTGGGCAGGCAGTGGTTTGTTTGAGTATGTACAATTGTTTGTAATCTCCAATGGGACATTAACCAAATATTACAGCAATACAACTCGTTTTTCACACATCAAAGAAAAGGAGAAAGAAAGCAGCAGTAATAAGAAAAAAACCAGTAACAGTTATGAGTTTACTTCATGGTGGGCCGATGCTAACAATAAAGCTATTTTAGACTTAATGGATTTTGGTAAAACATTTTTTGCCAAACATTCTTTACTGAATATCTTAACCAAGTACAGTGTATTTACCTCAGATAAATTGCTGTTGGTAATGCGTCCTTACCAGATTGTGGCCACCGAAAGAGTTTTGACCAAAATAAACGCATCATACAATTACAAAAAATACGGTAGTATCGATGCCGGAGGTTATATATGGCACACAACCGGAAGCGGCAAAACCTTAACTTCCTTTAAAACGGCACAATTAGCCAGCAAATTAGACTTTATAGACAAAGTAATTTTTGTTGTAGACCGAAAGGATTTGGACTACCAAACCATGAAGGAATATGATAAGTTTGAAAAAGGAGCAGCCAACAGTAATACCAATACAGCTGTATTGAAAAAACAATTGGACGATCCAAATTCCAAAATTATTATTACAACCATTCAAAAGCTGTCTATTTTAATCAAAAAACAAAAAAAACCATTCCATATACAGCAAAGAGGTAGTTTTTATTTTCGACGAGTGTCACCGTTCACAATTTGGTGA
- a CDS encoding restriction endonuclease subunit S codes for MSKIDELIEQYCPNGVVYKELIEVADIGTGNRNGNEGIEGGKYPLYVRSKNIKTLDSFDFDEEAIIIPGEGGIGEIFHYINGKYALHQRAYRIHINLNDISVKFIYYFMRTSFKSFINKVAVNATVSSIRKPMIEKFPIPIPPLPIQEEIVNILDKFTQLEAELEAELEARTRQYEFYRNQLLAFEDKEVAWKTLGDIGEFIRGKRFVRTDMIEEGTPCIHYGEMYTHYNIFAKKSKSFVSPELAKKLRVANYGDVVIVAAGETVEDIGKGTAWLGEEDVVIHDACFAYKSELNPKYVSYFLRTKLFHNQIKRHISSGKISAINAKGLAQAKIPVPPLKEQERIVKILDQFDALVNDISVGLPAEIKARRQQYEYYRSKLLTFKNVN; via the coding sequence ATGAGTAAAATAGACGAATTAATTGAGCAGTATTGTCCGAATGGTGTTGTATATAAAGAACTAATAGAGGTAGCAGATATAGGTACTGGCAATAGAAATGGAAATGAAGGAATTGAAGGTGGAAAATATCCTTTGTATGTTAGATCAAAAAATATAAAAACATTAGATTCTTTTGATTTTGATGAAGAAGCAATAATTATACCAGGAGAAGGTGGTATTGGTGAAATATTCCATTACATAAACGGTAAATATGCATTACATCAAAGAGCATATAGAATTCATATTAATTTAAATGATATTTCTGTAAAATTCATTTATTACTTTATGAGGACTAGTTTCAAGAGCTTTATTAATAAAGTGGCTGTTAATGCAACTGTTTCATCAATCAGAAAGCCAATGATTGAAAAATTCCCCATCCCCATCCCACCCTTACCAATCCAAGAAGAAATAGTCAATATTCTCGACAAATTCACACAGCTGGAGGCGGAGCTGGAGGCGGAGCTGGAGGCGCGTACGCGCCAATATGAGTTTTATCGCAACCAACTACTAGCATTTGAAGACAAAGAAGTAGCTTGGAAAACATTAGGTGATATTGGTGAATTTATAAGAGGTAAAAGATTTGTGCGAACGGATATGATTGAAGAAGGGACACCTTGTATTCATTATGGAGAAATGTACACACATTACAATATTTTCGCTAAAAAATCTAAATCATTTGTAAGTCCAGAACTAGCAAAAAAATTAAGAGTGGCTAATTATGGCGATGTGGTTATTGTTGCTGCCGGAGAAACAGTAGAGGATATTGGAAAAGGAACTGCTTGGCTTGGTGAAGAAGATGTTGTTATTCACGATGCATGTTTTGCTTATAAAAGCGAACTAAATCCAAAGTATGTATCCTATTTTTTGAGGACGAAACTTTTTCACAATCAAATTAAAAGACATATTTCATCGGGTAAAATATCTGCTATAAATGCTAAAGGACTTGCTCAGGCAAAAATTCCAGTTCCACCATTAAAAGAACAAGAACGAATAGTGAAAATCTTAGATCAGTTTGATGCATTGGTCAATGATATATCGGTAGGTTTACCTGCGGAGATAAAAGCACGAAGACAGCAATATGAATATTATCGTAGCAAACTATTAACTTTCAAAAACGTTAATTAG
- a CDS encoding thermonuclease family protein yields MKKTFLLLTLLFCCFFSYSQTYFTGKVIAIKDGDTVVVLDSLNKQTTLRLAEIDCPEKNQPFGTKAKQFTSQEIFSKTIRYKVYDVDRYGRTVAQVYYDDNKYLSAEIIKHGMGWHYKKYSTSKELAQLEITARKNKTGLWIDTNPIEPSQWRKK; encoded by the coding sequence ATGAAAAAAACATTCCTTCTCCTTACACTTCTATTCTGCTGCTTTTTCAGTTATAGCCAAACCTATTTCACCGGAAAAGTAATTGCCATTAAAGACGGTGACACAGTCGTAGTATTAGACAGCCTAAACAAGCAAACTACCTTACGTTTGGCCGAAATCGATTGCCCGGAAAAAAACCAACCCTTCGGCACCAAAGCGAAACAGTTTACCTCACAGGAAATTTTTTCAAAAACAATTCGCTACAAGGTTTATGATGTGGACCGGTATGGCCGCACCGTGGCGCAAGTATATTATGATGATAACAAATACTTATCTGCAGAAATCATTAAACATGGTATGGGTTGGCATTATAAAAAATATTCAACCTCAAAAGAATTGGCGCAACTCGAAATTACGGCGAGAAAAAACAAAACCGGTCTTTGGATAGATACCAACCCAATAGAACCTTCCCAATGGCGAAAAAAATGA
- a CDS encoding helix-turn-helix domain-containing protein produces the protein MSINARKLFPDVENIELLNHQVVSKRDLLNLSNVIISELKEMISERKPTPEWLRSSEVRKLLKISPGTLQTLRINGTLKYNRVGGTIYYKYEDIEKMLSQN, from the coding sequence ATGAGTATCAATGCCAGAAAACTATTTCCCGATGTAGAAAACATCGAATTGTTAAATCATCAGGTTGTAAGTAAAAGAGATTTGCTTAATCTTTCAAACGTAATCATTTCAGAACTCAAAGAAATGATTTCCGAGAGAAAACCAACTCCCGAATGGCTCCGTTCTTCCGAGGTCCGCAAGCTCCTAAAAATTTCCCCGGGCACACTCCAGACATTACGCATCAACGGAACATTAAAGTACAACCGAGTAGGAGGAACCATCTATTACAAATACGAGGATATAGAAAAAATGTTAAGTCAAAATTAA
- a CDS encoding RteC domain-containing protein — MRQNYQNLIEDILQNLKKSSSKDTITNCQNKIQYLETEISTINEWLRYHDFDNDHEEIEFFKIHKTKLTANLLYYKYLMDIQVKMTTSKKKKQDYFQKTLEKYIQTPKGYNRFLKYYRSHSTHRDQEYFLRRNNKSHINEQFQLVFIDERVTTKMECTLAILLAREQIIYYLETELDVLESKTENLKKQTISDLKWTGTNLDLIELIYALHHNKIINGGKKEVKEIAKVFGTAFNIDLEDNLYRYYIDIKRRKKEKTPFLHSMAATLNKVIESEQ; from the coding sequence ATGCGCCAAAATTATCAAAACCTAATCGAAGACATTTTACAGAACTTAAAAAAGAGTTCTTCCAAAGACACCATCACAAACTGCCAAAACAAAATCCAATATTTGGAAACCGAAATTTCCACAATAAACGAATGGTTGCGGTACCATGACTTTGACAACGACCACGAAGAAATTGAATTCTTTAAAATTCATAAAACCAAGTTAACAGCAAATCTCCTCTATTACAAATACCTGATGGATATACAGGTAAAAATGACCACTTCTAAAAAGAAAAAACAAGATTATTTTCAAAAAACACTTGAAAAGTACATTCAAACTCCAAAAGGGTACAACAGGTTTTTAAAATATTACCGTAGCCATTCTACACACAGAGACCAAGAGTATTTTTTAAGAAGAAACAATAAATCTCATATTAATGAGCAATTTCAATTAGTATTCATTGATGAAAGGGTTACTACAAAAATGGAATGTACTTTGGCAATACTTTTAGCTAGAGAACAAATCATTTACTATTTGGAAACTGAACTTGACGTTTTAGAAAGCAAAACTGAAAATCTAAAAAAACAAACCATATCCGACTTGAAATGGACCGGCACCAACCTTGATTTAATTGAGCTCATTTACGCATTGCATCACAATAAAATCATTAACGGAGGTAAGAAAGAAGTAAAAGAAATTGCCAAAGTATTCGGAACTGCTTTTAACATTGATCTGGAAGACAACCTTTACCGATATTACATTGATATCAAACGCCGAAAAAAAGAAAAAACACCCTTTTTGCATTCTATGGCAGCCACATTAAACAAGGTAATCGAATCAGAACAATAA